DNA from Rosa rugosa chromosome 6, drRosRugo1.1, whole genome shotgun sequence:
CTCAAATGAGTAATACTCAGTGAGAAAACTTAACGAACAGCTGAATAATTGCAAAATTGGGTATTTCCCAAACTGAAATAATTCCCGAATATGCTACGTGTGGTTTCTAAAGTGCACTACAGGTCTACGGCATAACATTCTAGTCTATCATAATCCCACATGTAAATACTTTGTTAGTATATTGAATACAAAATTAACTAATAGTAATCATGCATCTGCCAAAAGAACAAGTAGCTTTTTTGGTTCCAATTGCAGACCTCAGGGAAAATCTAGTCACGAGAAACAAAAGAGACACAGCAGTAGCTTTGATAGATCTTTAAACAGTATCTTAACCAAGATAAGCCTTCCTAACCTTAAAATGGCCTATAGTCCCCCTCCACTGCTTCACTGTCTATTGAACACTTCTCTTTTGTTTCAGAGACTCATGCTCCACCAGCAGTACCCATTCTCTGGCTTGGCCAAGTGAATAAGAACATTAATCTTTAGCTCATAACTGAGTTTGGGCATGAAGCGTTGCTGTCTCTACTCTCTACCTCAATCTGCTTGAGAATCTCCCTCTTCTCAAACAGAAGACCCTCTCGCATAAATGGATAACCAGACAGTCAGCTAATTGTGGTCCTATGGTCGCCTAGGTGATCACGAATTACTCCCCTGCTCCTCCGCCAAATCAACAATAAGCATGAAGTACTTAAACTCTGGCTGCCCCATGCCTTTTTAACCTGTGTCTGCCATACAATTACTAACTCTAGCCTGACCATGGTGAGCAAGGAGAAGAGCAGCCATTGCTCTACCTCAGTAGGTAGGAATGCAGTACCATTCCAAAGCAAATCACTACGCAATCACCTAAAGAACCCACAAAGAGGTGAAGTGATGAGTCTTAGGCTCGCAAAATGAATACCGAATCATCCCGAGGACCATGCAATTCCAAGTAGACACTCCAATATTTGCGCACCTTGTCAATGAGATCAGACACCTTGCTTCACGTTGTACTTGGAGACTGGACATGGAAGAGTATATGCAGTTGAAATGATAGGATTGTGGAAGCCAACTGTCCTGCCAAATAGCAATACCTAATTTATGTGAATTGTGAAATTTTTCTGAAGTCCTTTTGTATGGATTTGCAGAAAATGTGTCAGATGCTGGTGGGGAAACAAAATATCATACAATTATCCACTGGCAGGCACTTTACAAGCTCCGTCATCCCAACTCCTAAAAGAAGGTGGTTTGCTTGCCAAGCAAGGATGGCAACTTTTTCATAACCTGGATTTCTTTTTAGCAAAATTGCTCAAATCTGGCAAGCTATTGTTGGGTCTGCTCATTATACTTGGAGAAGTATTTAGGAAGCTGGTACAATTTTGAATTTGGTTCTCAATAGCAGGTTCGGAAAAACAACAATCCATTTTATAATCACATTCCACCAGCAAAAACATTCAGTAATGACGCCATATGCACTCAAATATATTGCACAAATACCTTATCAGCATGTGCGCCATGCCAAGAGAAACATGAACACATATTAAGGTCTAAATTTCAAAACCAAAGACACTCCCAAGGGAAGGAGAAACAAATCACAACATGCAGCATAAAACTCTTGGCAATGCCAGACAAATGGCAGAGCCTGAATCACACAACTTCTTGTAGTCTAAGAATCACATATAACTTCAGCTTCTTAATTCCTTGCACATGCAAGGTTGCAGCCAATACACAACGTTCAGAGTTGTCTTAATCCTCCTAGTTCTAATTCAAATCTAGCAACTTCTCGAATGACTTAGCTGTCTGAAACAGGATACAAGCCTCTATTCACTTTCCTTTGAGTCTCAAAGTAAATGCCTGCAGGGACAGCAGAACTTTTTTTAACCTCTCCTTGGACTGTTCATCAATCAAGTTGCCATCACTGTCGAATTTTTCTGGAGGCTGGAATGCATTCAAGAAAAACTCAGGCTTGTTAATGAAATGAAGGTCAAGGAAAACTCCAACTTGGCGAAGATGGTATTGGGCTCGTCCACTACCAAAGTCTCCTCCGGCACTTATAATTGCAGCACCCTTATTAGCCCATACATTTGGAGGTCTGGACGCCCAGTCAATTGCATTCTTCAGAGGTGCTGGTATAGTCAGGGTGAAAGAAATGTTTAGGAAATAGCAGAATCTACAACAATAAACCATTTTGCCAGTAGACCATGATTTTAGCAAAAATAATACTGTACCTCTATTTTCAGGATTACAGTACCTATAGTCTAAACTTATGCATCCTACTCAAATCAACTAGCAATAGTGGAGACACTGAGAACCGTATGCTGTTATACGAGGTCTTATTTTTCATATGCAGGCAAGGTCTAATTTGGGACAACACTCAATGTTTCAACACTATCAACTATGTTAGGAGACATCAAAGAAAAGATTTGCTCAGGAGGACTGTATTTATAATCGCTTGTGTTTAGGCAAGAGATATGAGATCAATAGCAGAGAAGCCTCTAGCTTTCTCTGCATCTTTCCACACAGTAGGCTATATATGACACATAGATAACaccaattttctttctttgaaaGATGGCTGGGTAACACCAATTAAAATAACAATAGAATAAAAGAATCCAAAGCAATAATCTAAAACTAATGTGTAGTTGAAATTCTGGATCTGGAACATACATTAGTGTATACCAATTGGCTATGAATTTCAATTGGGTTGGGTCCCCACGCATCACAGTCGAATTCCCCTCATTAGCCAACTTCACGCACCTAGTACCTTTTATATGGTATTCTAttctatttctttcttcttttattacACTTTGATCATACTCGAAGTCTAATCTAGCCTATTCCTAACCAATTAGTACCCTCCTCATCACTTGGGGCTAACCTCAATGACTATTACATTGGTATTTTTAGTCTATACTGAATATTTAATAAATTCAAACACTTTTTATCCCCCACTCGCCTATTTCATAATATCAGCGATATTTAAATATATGACATTCACGATGTCAGCAATTTCAAATATCGACCACAGTGCACTGACAATAaggaatttatttttttaaaacacGAAAATGAAAAATTAGCCATAAAATGGTTGATTATTTTTGctatgagaaattttaaatattccccctcaattacttaatgcacacccCTTATATTTTTTGTCttgttttttaatcaaactttcATCTATGCCCCtcctcattaaataaataaatgagaaaaacttAAAAAAGAAATTAGGTCGGCTATGTACGtatcataaatttttatttaatacattcttttacaataacttttttgttttattgtgAAATTAATTGCTAATCCGGCACATTTACTAATtacctttcttctttttcgcATAAAAAAGGTTGGTATATCGCTAGAAGATTTAACCTTTTGTTCTTCAAGTTGAAAAATTTGATGCCTCTACgattttaaaaaatttaataCATATCAATATCTTCATGATCCATATAGTCATTGTCAATATTAAAATCAGTAAAGAATGAGCCTGGTGGTTGTTTTGCAAACAAAGTGATTAATCATGATACATTCATGTATCCAAGATATATTTAATGGTTTTATAACTTCTTTCAATATATTTCAACCAATATAGTCGCTTGCTAATTCTTCATGCTGACTACAATTATTTTATCTGTAATTGACGTTCACATATGATCTTGAACACACCTCGATTGTATTACAAGGACAAGGATAAAATTTAACCTAtaagaaaatatttaattagtattttgatatataaagTATTTAATTCTTATTCTATTTTTGTGGattcttctttatttttatttttatttatttatttattaataagaAGGGGTATAGATGGAAGTTTGATGACAAAAAAAGTATagggtgtgtattaagtaattgggGATGTGTCCTATATATCATTAAAAGATATCAATATTATTATTGAAgcgaaggaaaaaaagaaagaaatataccGGCGATGGAGTAATTGTACTCGGGAGAAGCAAAGAGGATGCTATCGGCTTCCCGAATCTTCTGACGAAAAGCTTCGACGGCAGGTGGAAAACTCTCCTCGCCTTCCAGATCGGTGTTGAGCAGCGGCAACGGTGCGATGTCTATGTACTCTATTTGGACGCCCTTGATGGCCTTGCTTATCTCAATCGCTACAGTCCACACCCCAACACATGATCATAACCACAGATAAGCTCTGCCATTGAACTGAAATAAAGAAGAGATAGATAGGTCGTACGTGGTACTAACCAGAGCGAACGAGGCCGCGGTTGTAGGAAGCTTGACGAAGAGAACCAGAAACTGCTGCGATTTTTACGAGCGATTTTGCTGCAACTGAAGCCTCCATTTCACCCTAAATCTTGGTTGAGACTTGAGACTTGAGagttgaaagagagagagactgagaaaTTATGGTGGTCTGTGACTGAGGAAGAAGCCATTATTAATAAAGGGAAAGAGCTCGAGAGAAAAAGCAGCCAAGTGGAAATCTaatatttaataaataaatacataaatacataaataaataaataaatatttgatCAAATatgtaataaataaataaaaaggggGCAATAGGCGATGCACCTTCAAATGCGTCACATATTCTCTTTAGTATAATCAAATTATGTGGACAGTCCTAATTTAGGGCCGGCTtcttaattttatatttttgttcGGCTGCACAAAAATTGTGTATATACTTTGTACTTTTGTAGTAGGAGTGGATCGAGTTTTTAAGTACTAGATTGAGAAAAATTAAACTATTATGTTAAGGCTAATTTGATATATAAATTCTCAAATGTACCAGTGTGATACCTTAAAATATTAGGGCCGTGACCGcttacccaattttaacaaaaaaaattgtccacttgctccactaagagttttttactctcatttacccaatttaaatacAAGTGATATTTTTACCCCCaaactaattaataaattacaaacttctctctctctctctctctctctctctctctctctctctctctctctctctctctctctctctctctctctctctctctctctctctctctctctctctctctctctctctctctctctctctctctccctctccccctcaccgatttctctgtCCCCGTCGACTCGGGTCTCTCCTCCATCCCCAGAATCTTTATCCAGCCACCTGAAACCTTACAGCAGTTGCAGCCCACGACCAGACCCGACGGACGCCCAACCAATCCCCACCATCGACCTCTCCGACCTCCACTCCGATCGCCGCTCTGCCATCGTTGACCAAGTCAGCGCCGCAACTTCGGTTTCTTCTAGATCACCAACCACGGCATACCGTCGGTGGTTCTCGACCGTACGATCGTCGCCGTCAAGGCCTCCCACGAGCAGCCGACGGCGGTCAAGGCGCGGTTCTACCGTAGAGAGATGGACCAGGGCGTATCGTATCTCTCCAACGTTGACCTGTACACCTCCAAAGCCGCCAGCTGGCGCGACACGCTTCAGGTAAGGCTCGGCCCTGTTCCGGCGGCCGTTGACGAAGTTCCAGAGATTTGTAGAGATGAAATTGTGGCGTGGAACAAGGAGATCCAACGGCTAGCAGAGGAGCTGCTGGGGCTGGCAAGTGAGGGCTGGGATTGCACGCGGAGAAGCTGAAGGCGATTGGATCTGCAGTTGACAGCTGATCTGTAGTTGGTTACTTGGTTTGATTGGATGTTGGTGTAGAACTATAGATTAATTtttgattaaattcagtttacccccctaaggtttgggggtaatttcatgttagttcCTGTCTTTTCAagttaatcagtttaccccccaagctttccaatttcaatcagccatgtccaatttctactattccgtccaatttggaccgttaagtctgacttttgagggctaaaatggtcatttcaaaacaaaaaaaaaactaaaaaaaaaaaagattttttttttctttttttcgttttttattttttttttcattttaaaaaaaaaaattccatttttttttatatatatcaattttgtcttcaacctatacaccacaagttataataggtttataaaaacaaaaagatactttatgtggttgaaagtcgctcgctgatctacgatatttgtgatatatctctgataaagtgaagaatttaaggagatatccccaataaagtgaagaaatgtctgtaaaaaacgattttacactttatctataaatatcagtaaaaaatgattttacatagatatttcttcacgattttacactttatctgtaaatatctgtaaaaaataattttacacagacatttcttcactttattggtgatatatcctaaaattattctctttatcggagatatatcataaatatcgtagatcagcgagcg
Protein-coding regions in this window:
- the LOC133717153 gene encoding NADPH:quinone oxidoreductase-like, with the protein product MEASVAAKSLVKIAAVSGSLRQASYNRGLVRSAIEISKAIKGVQIEYIDIAPLPLLNTDLEGEESFPPAVEAFRQKIREADSILFASPEYNYSIAAPLKNAIDWASRPPNVWANKGAAIISAGGDFGSGRAQYHLRQVGVFLDLHFINKPEFFLNAFQPPEKFDSDGNLIDEQSKERLKKVLLSLQAFTLRLKGK